From Fusarium fujikuroi IMI 58289 draft genome, chromosome FFUJ_chr07, a single genomic window includes:
- a CDS encoding probable transitional endoplasmic reticulum ATPase — MAPQPDEHHPHKKVNLTDPSGAEVKNEDDVATAILKKKKKPNQLMVTDAVNDDNSIIALSEATMDQLQLFRGDTVLVRGKKRKDTVLIVLADEELDDGSARINRVVRHNLRVKHGDMITIHPCPDIKYAKRIAVLPIADTVEGITGSLFDVFLAPYFREAYRPVRQGDLFIVRGGMRQVEFKVVEVDPPEYGIVAQDTVIHCEGEPIQRDEEENNLNEVGYDDIGGCRKQMAQIREMVELPLRHPQLFKSIGIKPPRGVLLYGPPGTGKTLMARAVANETGAFFFLINGPEIMSKMAGESESNLRKAFEEAEKNSPAIIFIDEIDSIAPKREKTNGEVERRVVSQLLTLMDGMKARSNVVVMAATNRPNSIDPALRRFGRFDREVDIGIPDPTGRLEILQIHTKNMKLGDDVDLEQIASETHGYVGSDVAALCSEAAMQQIREKMDLIDLDEDTIDAEVLDSLGVTMENFRFALGVSNPSALREVAVVEVPNVRWEDIGGLEEVKQDLKENVQYPVDHPEKYLKFGMSPSRGVLFFGPPGTGKTMLAKAVANECAANFISVKGPELLSMWFGESESNIRDIFDKARAAAPCVVFLDELDSIAKARGGSMGDAGGASDRVVNQLLTEMDGMTSKKNVFVIGATNRPEQLDPALCRPGRLDSLIYVPLPDEPGRLSIIKAQLRKTPIASDIDFGYIASKTHGFSGADIGFITQRAVKIAIKESIAADIERQKAREAAGDEMDTDEDAEDPVPELTKAHFEEAMQMARRSVSDVEIRRYEAFAQQMKNAGPGAFFKFPEAGAEAAGADGGNSFGDAGNDDDLYD, encoded by the exons atggctcccCAGCCTGACGAGCACCACCCTCACAAGAAGGTCAACTTGAC CGACCCTTCCGGCGCCGAGGTCAAGAAC GAGGATGATGTCGCGACTGCgattctcaagaagaagaagaagcctaACCAGTTGAT GGTCACCGATGCCGTCAACGATGACAACAGCATTATCGCCCTCTCCGAGGCCACTATGGACCAGCTCCAGCTTTTCCGAGGCGATACCGTTCTGGTTCGaggcaagaagagaaaggacaCCGTCCTCATCGTTCTTGCTGACGAGGAACTCGATGATGGTAGCGCTCGCATCAACCGAGTCGTTCGCCACAACTTGAGAGTCAAGCACGGTGATATGATCACCATCCACCCTTGCCCGGATATCAAATAC GCCAAGCGAATTGCTGTTCTCCCCATCGCTGATACCGTCGAGGGTATCACCGGTTCCCTGTTCGACGTTTTCCTCGCTCCCTACTTCCGAGAAGCTTACCGACCTGTTCGCCAAGGAGACTTGTTTATCGTCCGCGGTGGTATGAGACAAGTAGAATTCAAGGTTGTCGAGGTCGATCCTCCCGAGTATGGTATCGTCGCACAAGATACTGTTATTCACTGCGAGGGTGAGCCTATTCAGcgagacgaggaagagaacaaCCTCAACGAGGTCGGTTATGATGACATTGGTGGATGCCGAAAGCAAATGGCCCAGATCCGAGAGATGGTTGAGCTTCCTCTCCGCCATCCTCAGCTTTTCAAGTCTATTGGTATCAAGCCTCCCCGAGGTGTTCTGCTCTACGGCCCCCCCGGTACCGGTAAAACTCTAATGGCTCGAGCTGTTGCCAACGAGACTggtgctttcttcttcctcatcaacggTCCGGAGATCATGTCCAAGATGGCTGGTGAATCTGAGTCAAACCTTCGAAAGGCTTTcgaggaggctgagaagaactcccctgccatcatcttcattgaTGAAATCGACTCTATCGCCCCCAAGCGTGAGAAGACCAACGGTGAGGTCGAGCGACGAGTCGTCTCTCAGCTTCTTACCCTCATGGACGGTATGAAGGCCCGCTCCAACGTCGTCGTGATGGCCGCTACCAACCGTCCCAACTCTATCGATCCCGCCCTTCGACGATTCGGCCGTTTCGATCGTGAAGTCGACATTGGTATTCCTGACCCTACCGGTCGTCTTGAGATTCTTCAGATTCACACCAAGAATATGaagcttggcgatgatgtCGACCTGGAGCAGATTGCCTCTGAGACACACGGCTACGTCGGTTCCGATGTTGCTGCCCTCTGTTCCGAGGCCGCTATGCAGCAGATTCGTGAGAAAATGGATCTCATCGATCTCGATGAGGACACAATCGATGCCGAGGTTCTCGATTCTCTCGGTGTCACCATGGAGAACTTCCGTTTCGCCCTCGGTGTGTCCAACCCCTCCGCTCTCCGCGAGGTCGCCGTTGTCGAGGTTCCCAACGTTCGTTGGGAGGATATTGGCGGTCTCGAGGAGGTCAAGCAGGATCTCAAGGAGAACGTTCAGTACCCTGTCGATCACCCCGAGAAGTACCTCAAGTTCGGCATGTCTCCTTCTCGAGGTGTACTGTTCTTTGGTCCTCCTGGTACGGGTAAAACTATGTTGGCCAAGGCCGTTGCCAACGAGTGTGCCGCCAACTTCATCTCCGTCAAGGGACCCGAGCTTCTCAGCATGTGGTTTGGTGAGTCTGAGAGCAATATCCGAGACATCTTCGACAAGGCTCGTGCTGCCGCTCCTTGTGTTGTCTTCCTTGACGAACTTGATTCCATTGCCAAGGCTCGTGGCGGATCCATGGGTGATGCTGGGGGTGCCTCTGACCGTGTCGTCAACCAGCTTCTGACTGAGATGGACGGTATGACTTCAAAGAAGAACGTCTTCGTTATTGGCGCCACCAACCGACCCGAGCAGCTCGACCCTGCTCTGTGCCGACCTGGTCGTCTCGACTCGCTCATCTATGTACCTCTGCCCGATGAGCCTGGTCGTCTCAGCATTATCAAGGCCCAGCTCCGCAAGACCCCAATCGCCTCCGACATCGACTTCGGCTACATCGCCTCCAAGACCCATGGCTTCTCTGGTGCTGATATCGGTTTCATCACACAGCGTGCTGTCAAGATCGCCATCAAGGAGTCTATCGCTGCCGATATCGAGCGCCAGAAGGCTCGCGAGGCTGCTGGTGACGAGATGGACACAGACGAGGATGCCGAGGATCCCGTGCCCGAGTTGACCAAGGCCCATTTCGAGGAGGCCATGCAGATGGCTCGCCGATCAGTATCTGACGTTGAGATCCGCCGGTACGAGGCTTTTGCCCAACAGATGAAGAACGCTGGCCCTGGTGCCTTCTTCAAGTTCCCCGAGGCCGGTGCCgaggctgctggtgctgacGGTGGTAACTCATTTGGCGATGCTGGCAACGATGATGATCTCTACGACTAA
- a CDS encoding related to KTI12 (TOT4) protein: MPLIIVSGLPTSGKSTRSQQLYNYLSNRIADSKYRLHLISDESLSISRSVYDLSSLPAHTRSANASEKDARATIYGAVKRVLSDKDIVILDGLNYIKGWRYQLHCESKAVRTPSCILQIGCSVDKAREVNEARLKKREAGASRAVNKEEATSSATTSGDLIVGSAEPYEPGNWDNLVFRYEEPNPMTRWDSPLFTLIWEDDDAQTSKVFSDLWDAIAGETRKVVRPNQATIQRGREESGDYLYLLDRETSDVVKRIVEAQREGDDVDEVRIPSGSVELTIHLPTGNKVGLPQLQRLRRAFMGLNRGGIGLEAVGDMKSSRLRDTFVTYLNDAFEKDE; the protein is encoded by the exons ATGCCT CTCATCATTGTCTCTGGACTACCTACCTCAGGCAAGTCGACACGATCACAACAACTTTACAATTACCTCTCCAATCGTATCGCCGATTCGAAATATCGCCTACACCTCATCTCTGATGAGTCCCTCTCTATCTCCCGTTCCGTTTACGATCTTTCAAGTCTCCCAGCACATACCAGGTCTGCCAACGCCTCAGAGAAGGATGCTCGCGCTACAATCTATGGCGCCGTGAAGCGCGTACTTAGTGACAAGGATATTGTGATTCTTGATGGCTTAAATTACATCAAGGGTTGGCGATACCAACTACACTGCGAATCTAAGGCTGTGCGCACACCGAGCTGTATACTGCAGATTGGATGTTCAGTGGATAAGGCACGGGAGGTTAACGAGGCCAGactaaagaagagagaggccGGGGCATCCAGGGCTGTgaataaagaagaagcaacgtCTTCAGCTACAACTTCCGGCGATTTGATCGTGGGCTCTGCAGAGCCGTATGAGCCCGGCAACTGGGACAACTTAGTCTTTCGATACGAAGAACCCAATCCTATGACCAGGTGGGACAGTCCTCTCTTCACACTTATCTgggaggacgatgatgccCAAACTAGCAAGGTCTTCTCCGACCTCTGGGACGCAATCGCCGGTGAAACCCGCAAGGTTGTGCGCCCGAATCAAGCAACAATACAGCGCGGCCGCGAGGAGAGTGGCGACTACTTGTATCTCCTGGATCGCGAGACGTCGGATGTTGTGAAGCGCATAGTAGAAGCACAGCGagagggtgatgatgttgacgaagTACGGATACCGTCGGGCTCTGTAGAACTGACGATACATTTGCCCACGGGGAACAAGGTTGGCCTCCCGCAATTACAAAGACTAAGGCGGGCGTTCATGGGGCTGAATAGAGGTGGTATTGGATTGGAGGCTGTGGGCGATATGAAGTCTTCACGGCTGAGAGACACCTTTGTGACGTATCTCAATGATGcgtttgagaaggatgagtAG